A window of candidate division KSB1 bacterium contains these coding sequences:
- a CDS encoding metallopeptidase TldD-related protein, whose protein sequence is MIIENQNVGRILNGVVNAMNGWSLQQKRSFLLDKQGEQVGSKLFTLIDDPHIVAGLGSGLYDGDGFATRKRAMIENGVLNQFYIDWYRSRKLGVQPTTGGTSNLILPPGKRSIDEIMKDLGRGILINGFIGSNSNSNTGDFSVGITGTLFENGELTQPIAEMNIADNHLNFWNKLAKAANDPWMNSS, encoded by the coding sequence CTGATCATTGAAAATCAAAATGTCGGACGTATTCTGAACGGTGTTGTCAATGCCATGAACGGCTGGTCTCTGCAGCAGAAACGCTCTTTTTTACTGGACAAGCAGGGCGAACAGGTGGGCAGCAAGCTGTTCACGCTGATCGACGATCCGCATATCGTGGCCGGCCTCGGCAGCGGTTTGTACGACGGCGACGGTTTTGCCACGCGCAAGCGCGCCATGATTGAAAACGGGGTGCTGAATCAGTTCTACATCGACTGGTACCGCAGCCGCAAACTGGGTGTGCAACCCACCACCGGCGGCACGTCAAATCTCATCCTGCCGCCCGGAAAACGCTCGATTGACGAAATTATGAAAGATCTGGGACGCGGTATCCTGATCAATGGATTTATCGGCAGCAATTCAAACTCCAATACCGGCGATTTTTCAGTCGGCATCACCGGAACCCTGTTTGAGAACGGTGAACTGACGCAGCCGATCGCGGAAATGAATATCGCCGATAACCATCTGAATTTCTGGAACAAACTGGCCAAAGCCGCCAATGATCCCTGGATGAACAGCAGCTAA
- a CDS encoding CBS domain-containing protein, giving the protein MFTETGATTIPVVDAEDRLAGVIGVEELRNLILKEQTWDWLVAEDVLVKPRATLHPGQSVKESLGTLDQLDISEVPVVDDDGQYLGNVHRSGMREMINNRLIRNQIKTT; this is encoded by the coding sequence ATGTTTACGGAAACCGGCGCCACAACTATCCCCGTCGTTGATGCGGAGGATCGACTCGCAGGCGTCATCGGCGTAGAAGAATTGCGCAACCTGATTCTCAAAGAGCAAACCTGGGACTGGCTGGTGGCCGAAGATGTGCTTGTCAAACCGCGTGCCACCCTGCATCCCGGCCAGTCGGTGAAAGAGTCGCTGGGTACATTGGATCAACTCGATATATCAGAGGTGCCGGTTGTCGATGATGACGGACAGTATCTGGGAAATGTTCATCGCTCGGGTATGCGTGAAATGATTAATAATCGGCTGATTCGAAATCAAATTAAAACCACCTGA
- a CDS encoding cation:proton antiporter — protein MRTCSAAANRLIFMKSWESAMSDTLSGAGVLILLGAGVFGGIMNAILARRISIPQVLGYMAAGILLGSSGLKLIKPADIEMLAPINLFCLSIIGFLVGGEIKFGTLKKYGKQFAAILISEGLGAFIIVSVSTAGVVYWVSGNVSIALAAGLVYGAIASATDPASTMAVMWEYRSAGILTTTLTAIVALDDALAMTLYGLGSGVAQFIGGGEAHIGKELLHIGFELFGSIGLGIALGLTIALILKRSGSLDVATASTVGLLMVITGITDYYAMDIILAAMAGGITVVNMTPFYYEKLSERINAFSTFIYVLFFLFVGARLSLQSMPVWLWWIVGLYVIGRSIGKMGGAWLGARLSKADPVVQRYSGLGLLAQGGVAIGLSIMAAHKLQGIQVADGLALGDVIIFGITTTTFLVQIIGPACVKLAVNRADEAGRNITAEDIAASLRLTEIKLSKEHLVHSFPVSGMSLPCLRKPAPQLSPSLMRRIDSQASSA, from the coding sequence GTGAGAACCTGCTCGGCTGCAGCGAACCGTCTGATATTTATGAAATCCTGGGAGAGCGCCATGTCTGATACACTGAGCGGCGCCGGTGTTTTGATTCTTTTGGGGGCCGGCGTGTTCGGCGGCATCATGAATGCCATACTGGCCCGACGTATCAGTATTCCTCAAGTGCTCGGTTATATGGCGGCCGGTATTCTGCTGGGCAGCAGCGGACTCAAACTTATCAAGCCGGCTGATATTGAAATGCTGGCGCCGATCAATTTGTTCTGTCTCAGTATCATCGGATTTCTGGTTGGAGGCGAGATCAAATTCGGTACTCTGAAAAAATACGGCAAGCAGTTTGCCGCCATTCTGATAAGTGAAGGTCTGGGTGCCTTTATTATTGTAAGTGTTTCCACAGCGGGCGTTGTTTACTGGGTGAGCGGCAATGTTTCCATTGCCCTGGCCGCCGGACTGGTTTACGGCGCTATCGCGTCAGCCACGGACCCCGCTTCCACCATGGCGGTGATGTGGGAATACCGCAGCGCCGGAATTTTGACCACCACGCTCACCGCCATCGTTGCTCTGGATGATGCCCTGGCGATGACTCTGTACGGACTGGGCAGCGGCGTGGCGCAGTTCATCGGTGGGGGAGAGGCGCATATTGGCAAAGAACTGCTGCATATCGGATTTGAACTGTTCGGTTCCATCGGACTGGGTATCGCTCTCGGGCTCACCATTGCGCTCATTCTTAAACGTTCCGGTTCACTCGATGTGGCCACAGCGTCCACGGTCGGGCTGCTCATGGTGATCACCGGAATCACGGATTATTACGCCATGGATATCATCCTGGCTGCTATGGCCGGCGGCATTACCGTGGTCAACATGACGCCGTTCTATTATGAAAAACTGTCCGAACGCATCAATGCATTCTCTACATTTATTTATGTGCTGTTCTTTCTGTTCGTAGGCGCCCGGTTATCGCTGCAGTCCATGCCGGTCTGGCTGTGGTGGATTGTCGGATTGTATGTCATCGGACGCAGTATCGGCAAAATGGGCGGCGCCTGGCTGGGTGCTCGGTTGTCCAAAGCGGACCCGGTGGTACAGCGTTACAGCGGTCTGGGTCTGCTGGCCCAGGGCGGTGTGGCTATCGGATTGTCCATTATGGCGGCGCATAAACTTCAGGGCATCCAGGTGGCTGACGGTTTGGCCCTGGGTGATGTCATTATTTTTGGAATCACCACCACCACGTTTCTGGTGCAGATCATCGGACCGGCCTGTGTGAAACTCGCTGTGAATCGGGCTGATGAAGCCGGGCGCAATATTACAGCCGAAGACATTGCCGCCTCTCTGCGCCTGACCGAAATAAAGCTGTCCAAAGAACATCTGGTTCATTCTTTTCCCGTATCCGGGATGTCATTGCCATGTTTACGGAAACCGGCGCCACAACTATCCCCGTCGTTGATGCGGAGGATCGACTCGCAGGCGTCATCGGCGTAG
- a CDS encoding PTS sugar transporter subunit IIA: protein MNDQIMTVEEVATFLKVSQRTVYDWAQNGEIPCGKLGTSWRFKRDEIENWVSRKLTPRIRSDESHTMTLSSIFSPERSLVLEETRKQAVLNRLVDVSVELPGVRNRAELAEAVYNREKLMSTGIGLGIAVPHVRLPEVKEVMASAAVCKHPITDYESLDNTPVQIVILIIAGRNQHAEYIQVLSSVASMLKQEHVRENLLGCSEPSDIYEILGERHV, encoded by the coding sequence ATGAATGATCAAATTATGACCGTGGAAGAAGTGGCAACGTTTCTCAAGGTCTCACAGCGCACGGTCTATGACTGGGCGCAGAACGGTGAGATTCCCTGCGGCAAGCTGGGCACATCCTGGCGCTTCAAACGCGACGAGATCGAAAACTGGGTATCGCGCAAGCTGACGCCGCGAATCCGTTCGGATGAATCGCATACCATGACTTTATCATCGATTTTCTCACCCGAGCGTTCGCTTGTACTGGAGGAGACGCGCAAGCAAGCCGTACTGAACCGGCTTGTTGATGTGTCTGTCGAACTGCCCGGGGTGCGCAATCGCGCCGAGCTGGCGGAAGCGGTGTACAATCGCGAAAAACTCATGAGCACCGGCATCGGACTGGGCATTGCCGTGCCGCATGTGAGGCTCCCGGAGGTCAAAGAAGTGATGGCTTCAGCTGCTGTGTGTAAACATCCGATTACCGATTATGAATCTCTGGACAATACGCCGGTACAGATTGTCATATTGATTATCGCCGGACGCAATCAGCATGCAGAATATATCCAGGTGCTTTCGTCTGTAGCTTCCATGCTCAAACAGGAGCATGTGCGTGAGAACCTGCTCGGCTGCAGCGAACCGTCTGATATTTATGAAATCCTGGGAGAGCGCCATGTCTGA
- a CDS encoding transposase, protein MVDALFRPGNVHCNHGTDLRKAVGRLVKAIRTHYADVPIILLKDSGFLDDKNFRFFEERLGIHYACSGKLYKGIKQYVKEVPVDRFHLYQMSWSFVEFGNRLDTWSTFRRCIFTSQETEDNGQMTFDFARPDNVIYTNIGQNKECDEKLVQAVGDDYLKAEKIIELDHSRGKGELVHRSQKDFVVCEQLPFKGFGMNRAFYYIF, encoded by the coding sequence GTGGTGGATGCATTGTTCCGTCCTGGCAATGTGCACTGCAATCATGGGACAGATTTGAGAAAAGCTGTTGGACGTTTGGTCAAAGCGATTCGAACCCATTATGCTGATGTGCCAATCATACTGCTTAAAGACAGCGGTTTTTTAGATGATAAGAATTTCAGATTTTTTGAAGAACGCCTCGGCATTCATTATGCGTGCAGCGGAAAGCTCTATAAGGGTATTAAACAATATGTTAAAGAAGTTCCTGTTGATCGATTTCACTTGTATCAAATGTCGTGGTCGTTTGTTGAATTTGGTAACCGGCTTGACACGTGGTCTACATTTCGGCGATGCATTTTCACATCACAAGAAACCGAAGATAATGGCCAGATGACCTTTGATTTTGCTCGACCGGACAATGTGATTTATACAAACATTGGCCAGAATAAAGAATGTGATGAAAAGCTGGTGCAGGCAGTTGGCGATGACTATTTAAAGGCGGAAAAGATCATTGAATTGGATCATAGTCGCGGCAAGGGTGAACTTGTTCATCGTTCACAAAAGGATTTTGTCGTATGCGAGCAGCTTCCCTTTAAAGGCTTTGGAATGAACAGAGCCTTTTATTACATTTTTTGA
- the uvrC gene encoding excinuclease ABC subunit UvrC, translating to MPDIREKLSHVSTQPGVYLFKNSRGKIIYIGKAKVLRNRVRSYFQKSRNPDPKTVRMMQGVRDFETIITDTEVEALILESNLIKEYKPRYNINLKDDKSYPYIRITHEAFPRIFPTRKLVQDGSRYFGPYTDVQGMRNLLKTIQRLFPIRSCKLSLTRQTIAKGRYNVCLNYHINRCSGPCEGFISQAEYNKTIQYIIEFINGNTHAIEQDITEHMQHLAEQRRFEQAARMRDQLLDIQMFTRKQKVFDPELPDRDVIAAASNDDDTCCVIFRIRQGKILSKSHYFLENTRDETPESIFEAFIKQFYLKTTDIPGEIIIPAKLEDHKAVETWLSHRVPVPVRIQVPEKNDTRERLLGLCERNAKYHLNELEIQKLQKKTHVAGAVKALQKALILDDPPKRIEGFDISNIQGTDPTASMVCFVNGKPSKSDYRRFKIRSKQTPDDFTMMHEAVKRRYSRIQRENKDMPDLILIDGGKGQLNAAVKALNELGIRKQPIIALAKRLDEVFMPNTQDAQNIPKDSAALRLLQRVRDESHRFAVTFHRSLRSKRALSSELDDIPGVGPTRRQLLLRQFKSVDNIKAAGLKELKNVDGISESIAETIYNHLNSGEGE from the coding sequence ATGCCTGATATCCGGGAAAAATTGTCGCATGTTTCCACTCAGCCCGGTGTCTATCTGTTTAAAAACAGTCGCGGCAAAATTATCTACATCGGCAAGGCCAAAGTGCTGCGCAACCGTGTGCGCAGTTATTTCCAGAAAAGCCGCAATCCTGACCCGAAAACCGTCAGGATGATGCAGGGAGTGCGGGATTTTGAGACCATTATCACGGATACCGAAGTGGAAGCTCTGATCCTGGAATCCAATCTGATCAAAGAGTATAAACCGCGCTATAACATTAATCTCAAGGATGACAAGAGTTATCCGTATATACGGATTACCCATGAAGCGTTTCCACGTATTTTCCCAACGCGTAAACTGGTGCAGGACGGTTCTCGCTATTTTGGACCGTATACGGATGTCCAGGGCATGCGCAATCTGCTCAAGACCATTCAGCGTCTGTTTCCCATCCGTTCCTGCAAACTTTCGTTAACTCGACAAACGATAGCAAAAGGCAGATACAACGTATGTCTCAACTATCACATCAACCGATGTTCCGGACCCTGCGAAGGGTTTATTTCCCAGGCGGAGTATAACAAAACCATCCAGTATATAATCGAGTTTATCAATGGCAATACGCATGCCATTGAACAGGATATCACGGAGCATATGCAGCATCTGGCCGAACAGCGCCGCTTTGAGCAGGCGGCGCGAATGCGCGATCAACTATTGGATATTCAAATGTTTACGCGCAAACAAAAAGTGTTTGATCCGGAACTTCCGGACCGCGATGTGATTGCTGCGGCCTCAAATGATGACGATACCTGCTGTGTCATCTTTCGAATCCGTCAGGGAAAAATACTTTCAAAGAGCCATTATTTTCTCGAGAATACCCGGGATGAGACGCCGGAATCCATTTTTGAAGCCTTTATCAAACAATTTTATCTGAAAACCACGGATATACCCGGCGAGATTATCATTCCCGCCAAATTAGAGGACCATAAAGCGGTGGAAACGTGGCTGAGCCATCGCGTGCCTGTGCCGGTGCGCATACAGGTTCCGGAAAAGAACGATACACGCGAACGCCTGCTGGGGTTGTGCGAGCGAAATGCCAAATATCACCTCAATGAACTCGAAATTCAGAAACTGCAGAAAAAAACCCATGTGGCCGGTGCCGTCAAGGCGCTGCAAAAGGCGCTGATTCTGGATGATCCGCCGAAACGCATCGAAGGCTTTGATATTTCCAATATTCAGGGCACCGATCCGACGGCATCCATGGTGTGTTTTGTCAACGGTAAACCGAGCAAATCGGATTACCGCAGGTTTAAAATCCGCAGCAAACAGACCCCGGATGATTTTACCATGATGCACGAGGCGGTCAAGCGCCGCTATTCGCGCATACAGCGGGAAAACAAGGATATGCCGGATTTGATTCTGATTGACGGCGGCAAGGGACAGTTGAATGCTGCCGTCAAGGCTCTGAATGAACTGGGGATACGTAAACAGCCGATCATCGCCCTGGCCAAGCGGCTGGATGAGGTGTTTATGCCCAACACCCAGGATGCGCAGAATATCCCCAAAGACTCTGCAGCCTTGCGGCTTTTACAGCGGGTTCGCGATGAATCGCACCGGTTTGCCGTCACCTTTCACCGCTCGTTGCGCAGCAAGCGCGCTCTGTCGTCGGAACTGGACGACATTCCGGGCGTAGGCCCGACACGTCGGCAGTTGCTGCTCAGGCAGTTCAAAAGCGTGGACAATATCAAAGCCGCCGGTTTAAAAGAATTGAAAAATGTGGATGGCATCTCAGAGTCCATTGCTGAAACCATCTATAATCACCTCAACTCCGGCGAAGGCGAATGA
- a CDS encoding nitroreductase family protein, protein MDFMETVRRRHSVRAFQVKPVSEDLLKEIINAGRLAATARNIQPWEFVVVRDPETLASLGRQANYGRFIGSAPACIVVFCQDTKYYLEDGSAAMQNMLLAATALGLGACWVAGDKKEYAGDIRKQLDAPDDYKLIAMMPVGYIEGEPSVKGKRDLADLIHWETF, encoded by the coding sequence ATGGACTTTATGGAAACCGTCCGCCGGCGGCACAGTGTGAGAGCGTTTCAAGTAAAGCCGGTATCGGAAGATCTTTTGAAGGAAATCATCAATGCGGGCAGACTGGCGGCTACCGCCCGGAATATTCAGCCCTGGGAGTTTGTCGTGGTACGCGATCCTGAAACCCTGGCATCCCTGGGGCGGCAGGCCAATTACGGCCGATTTATCGGGTCAGCTCCTGCCTGTATTGTGGTGTTTTGTCAGGATACCAAATATTATCTGGAAGACGGCAGCGCCGCCATGCAGAATATGCTGCTGGCTGCGACAGCGCTGGGACTGGGCGCCTGCTGGGTGGCCGGCGACAAGAAAGAATATGCCGGGGATATCCGTAAGCAGCTCGATGCACCGGATGATTATAAACTGATCGCCATGATGCCGGTGGGATATATCGAAGGCGAACCTTCCGTGAAAGGCAAACGCGATTTGGCTGATCTCATCCACTGGGAAACCTTTTAG
- a CDS encoding AAA family ATPase, which produces MQQKAKRMNLLTDSGKTPTPEELRKDVSEFLREKYGNNVVVPQDADHMGSGTEEKDDNDNPPRQINFDLKPTQLEAYLKNYVVGQDTAVEILATKICTHFNRMNYEMSNPDSAELLGNIKSNVLMIGPTGVGKTYIIKLIAQKLGVPFVKGDATKFSETGYVGGDVDDLIRNLVHDANGDMKLAEYGIVYLDEIDKIASTGNGVGPDVSRSGVQRTLLKLMEEAEVDLKVPHDLASQMEAAMEAQRTGKVNRKKVNTRNILFVMSGAFNNLDDLIRRRMNQQPIGFTRQDYDVQQVGKEELLKQVKTADLIQYGFENEFIGRLPIVLSLNHLDVAGLYNILKNPKNSVIQGKKRDFKAYGINLEFDDDALHRIAEMAYEEQTGARGLLSVIDNLLLKFEKLLPDTQIDSLKFTASMVEDPDTELENLLTEYYIKKFQRQFLTKNNVVITFTEQAVEKLKEKAANDKQPLDKICSELLEDYDYGLKLLGWEEFSVDESIIDDPKSRLEELIKRAYEKK; this is translated from the coding sequence ATGCAACAAAAGGCAAAACGGATGAATCTGTTGACTGACAGTGGAAAAACACCGACTCCGGAAGAATTGCGCAAGGATGTATCGGAATTTCTGCGTGAAAAATATGGAAACAATGTGGTGGTGCCCCAGGATGCCGACCATATGGGCAGCGGAACGGAGGAAAAAGATGATAATGATAATCCGCCGCGCCAGATTAATTTTGATTTAAAACCCACACAGCTGGAAGCTTATTTAAAAAATTATGTGGTGGGACAGGATACAGCGGTTGAAATTCTGGCAACCAAAATTTGTACGCATTTTAACCGCATGAACTATGAAATGTCAAACCCGGACTCGGCCGAACTGCTCGGCAATATCAAGAGCAATGTGCTGATGATTGGTCCGACCGGTGTCGGTAAAACATATATTATCAAGCTGATTGCTCAGAAACTGGGTGTGCCGTTTGTCAAAGGCGACGCCACCAAATTCAGTGAAACCGGATACGTGGGTGGAGATGTGGACGATCTGATCCGAAATCTGGTACACGATGCCAATGGCGATATGAAACTTGCGGAATACGGTATTGTCTACCTGGACGAGATTGACAAGATCGCATCCACCGGCAACGGAGTGGGGCCGGATGTGTCCCGAAGCGGGGTACAGCGCACCCTGTTAAAGCTCATGGAAGAAGCAGAAGTGGATCTCAAAGTACCGCATGATCTGGCTTCGCAGATGGAAGCCGCCATGGAAGCGCAGCGCACCGGCAAAGTCAATCGTAAAAAAGTAAATACACGCAATATCTTGTTTGTCATGAGCGGCGCGTTCAACAATCTGGATGATCTGATAAGACGCCGAATGAATCAGCAACCCATAGGTTTCACCCGGCAGGATTATGACGTCCAGCAGGTGGGCAAAGAAGAGCTTTTAAAACAGGTCAAGACAGCAGATTTGATCCAATATGGATTTGAAAACGAGTTTATCGGCCGTCTGCCCATCGTTCTTTCGCTGAATCATCTTGATGTTGCAGGGTTGTATAATATTCTGAAAAATCCGAAAAATAGTGTCATTCAGGGTAAAAAACGTGATTTCAAAGCCTACGGCATTAATCTGGAATTTGATGATGATGCTCTTCATCGGATTGCCGAGATGGCCTATGAAGAACAAACCGGAGCGCGCGGACTGCTCAGCGTGATTGACAATCTGTTGCTAAAGTTCGAGAAACTGCTGCCGGATACACAAATCGACAGTCTGAAATTTACAGCGTCAATGGTCGAGGATCCGGATACAGAGCTTGAAAATCTGCTGACCGAGTATTATATCAAAAAATTTCAGCGGCAGTTTTTAACCAAGAATAATGTCGTCATTACGTTTACAGAGCAAGCTGTGGAAAAATTAAAAGAAAAGGCTGCAAATGACAAGCAGCCGCTTGATAAAATCTGCAGTGAACTGCTGGAAGATTACGATTACGGTCTCAAACTGCTGGGTTGGGAAGAATTTTCCGTGGATGAATCGATTATCGATGATCCCAAAAGCCGGCTGGAAGAGTTGATCAAAAGGGCCTATGAGAAAAAATAA
- the nadC gene encoding carboxylating nicotinate-nucleotide diphosphorylase: MNKILQADAAALINMALREDLNERGDITVKAILNPEAQRFARIVAKQDGVACGTEFSEMVFKTVDAGLEVQICVRDGDLVNNRDLMMSVYGRTASILQAERTALNFLGHLSGISTLTHQFVKAVSHTNAKCLDTRKTTPGWRRLEKYAVDCGGGVNHRMGLYDMFLIKENHIAAAGGIKAAVEQCRRAMRQRSFLAEIEVETTTLDQVRQACELEADRIMLDNMSPELMRECVEWVNGRVELEASGNVSIKSVAAIAETGVDFISVGALTHSAGTFDASLLLDSV, translated from the coding sequence ATGAATAAAATTCTGCAGGCAGATGCAGCTGCACTGATCAACATGGCTCTGCGTGAAGACCTGAACGAGCGCGGCGATATTACCGTCAAGGCCATTCTGAATCCCGAGGCTCAGAGGTTCGCCCGTATTGTTGCCAAGCAGGACGGTGTTGCATGCGGAACCGAATTCAGCGAGATGGTGTTCAAGACCGTTGACGCCGGACTGGAAGTGCAGATCTGCGTTCGTGACGGGGATCTGGTTAACAATCGCGATCTGATGATGAGCGTCTACGGACGCACCGCTTCCATACTACAGGCCGAAAGAACAGCCTTGAATTTTCTCGGACATCTCTCCGGTATCTCGACTCTGACGCATCAATTTGTCAAAGCCGTGTCGCATACCAACGCGAAATGCCTGGACACTCGTAAAACCACACCCGGCTGGCGGCGCCTGGAAAAATACGCGGTCGACTGCGGCGGCGGTGTGAACCACAGAATGGGCCTGTATGATATGTTTCTGATCAAGGAAAATCATATTGCGGCCGCCGGCGGAATTAAAGCGGCTGTTGAACAATGCCGCAGGGCGATGCGTCAGCGCTCATTCTTGGCAGAAATTGAAGTTGAAACAACAACACTGGATCAGGTCAGGCAGGCCTGTGAACTCGAGGCAGATCGAATTATGCTGGACAATATGAGTCCGGAGTTGATGCGGGAATGCGTTGAATGGGTGAATGGCCGTGTCGAACTGGAAGCCTCGGGTAATGTGTCAATCAAGAGCGTGGCAGCCATCGCGGAAACCGGCGTGGACTTTATTTCGGTGGGCGCTCTGACCCATTCCGCTGGAACATTTGATGCCAGTTTGTTGTTGGATAGTGTATAG